In Oncorhynchus gorbuscha isolate QuinsamMale2020 ecotype Even-year linkage group LG03, OgorEven_v1.0, whole genome shotgun sequence, the DNA window tggaacaaactccctcacgacgccaggacagcggagtcaatcaccaccttccggagacacctgaaaccccacctctttaaggaatacctaggataggttaagtaatccctctcaccccaccccccctaagttttagatgcactattgttaagtgactgtcccactggatgtcataaggtgaatgcaccaatttgtaagtcgctctggataagagcgtctgctaaatgacttaaatgtaaatgtaatgtaaatgtatgtaagtccaatcaaagctactgtagaaaTAATGTGATTTGACATCACTTTATCTGTGGCCCAAGACCtcgagccttcttggatgggcacttctaatgtaactctatggcagaacCGAAGGGGCGTGAATTTTTGAGCTCTCCCCGTAGATTTTGCGCTGTCATAGTGtctccatgagtgacagaacactgagccaatcacggcacaactagagaacattaccaacccctacactcCGTATTTTctactggctgccccaccaccacagaaaacactgaactaggctgaaacacctacaTTTTGGAGCTTCCTttctcaagaaaacaaaaaaaatgttttattgtttgcaaactgatatatgaaatgtattaatgccaaaataacatgcaaacaggcaacaacaaaaacaaaatgtttgttGTTaagctctgccccacctgccctgaatgacgggtcgtcACTACACCGGCCCAAACAAGTTAAGTTACCCCAGTAACCCCTTGACCGTTTTAGATTGCAAAGAGACACACCAGATAAGAAACACccagcaacagaagaataggatataATGGAGAGCCACACCAgacgagacacagagacagcaacagaatgataggtgatggagagagacacaccagacaagatacagagacagcaacagaatgataggtgatggagagagacacaccagacaagacacagagacagcaacagaatgataggtgatggagagagacacaccagacaagaTACAGAAACAGCCACAGAAGAATAGGATATAATGGAGACACCAgacgagacacagagacagcaacagaagaataggatatgatggagagagacaccaaaaGAACAGAACAGGCCATAACAGAAGAGGATAGACAAATGAGATAGTAACATGAACCTGAGATGgcaacagacaagacacagaaaGTGACAGAAGAgggcagatggacagagaggattTGAGCACACAGTAGACTATCACTTCAAGCTGCTCTATAGTCTAGTTCTATTTACACAAATTATAACAGGTGACATAGAGACAGTTAAAACGTTTTTAAAAAGGTTTACAAAGAATTTGCAGGTGAGGTGAAAAAGCCTTACTTCTACACTTTTTACAATCAGGACATGGAGGATAGACAAGAGACATCAACATAGACTAAGCGACAGCAACAGAAAAGGACAGACAAGAGAGACCACAGAGAAAGCAATGGGTGAGCACACAGTAGACTGTCACTTAAAGCTGCTCTATGGATTCCAATtattacattgtgtgtgtgtgtgtgtgtgtgtgtgtgtgtgtgtgtgtgtgtgtgtgtgtgtgtgtgtgtgtgtgtgtgtgtgtgtgtgtgtgtgtgtgtgtgtgtgtgtgtgtgtgtgtgtgtgtgtgtgtgtgtgtgtgtgtgtgtgtgtgtgtgtgagcgagctgTGTTCCcattggcagtttgaagtgactcaaatccTATGTATTTGCAGATCCAATTCAAATCTGTTctttttcctgcagtctgaacagaCCAAAAACACATGGAATCTGATATTTCAAGCGACATTTCATACCACCTTTGTACAAATCTGATTCCTGGGcatgtgacttgtgtctgaatGGTCAAGTCTGATTTATTTGCCCTCAAGTGGTTTTTAGACTGTGATTTGGCATATCTCGTTGCTTGCTAGCTACACTGTTGATAGTTTAACAAGAACATGTGGGAGCTAACTAGCTTGTTCATTGTTAagtgaatgtgctagaaagctaaatggttacctagctagctagttgactgctgtgtcTAGCAAAAAATGATTTGTTTTGGAAGTTGGATCATCTTATCCTTTGAGGCTTTAAAAATGTTCTTACAGCATGATTTTCCATGAACATTCAAAGAAACTGGGAAACGTCCATGACAGGCATTGTTGTCCccttagcttgctacataacttCTGAGTGATAGGAAGCACGAGCGCCGCCACCAATCAGCCTATACCACTGCGCACACACCCATCATTACCCATCATGACAACTAGcgtagccatgtcagcaaatgactgctgtctgtacacacacatccaatttggtcacttgtaacttgctgtttggacagtcagtagaccaaaacggatttgaaaaacaaaactgatttgagcattaaggcctgcagtgtgaacaacCTTTAGATTCTTTAATCAGTTTGTCTCATTGGACATGTCAGCGTCTATGTTTTATGTTGTTGAGTGGTCTAGAGGTTTTTGGCAATACACTGTAGATGTATGTGTTCCAGGGTAGAGAGACCCACAGTTGCTACTGTAATTGACTACTGTCAGTGTCTGCTGTGGCAGGTAGGAAAGTGCAAGTTACCTGATAAAGAGCTAATCTCTCAATGTTCATCTCAAAGTGCGCCAAACTTATGAATTTTAGCCGTTGAAATTCCTTTGCCTCCGGACCCCCTACTGGCTTTGAGCTAAGCTCCCAATGTCTTCAAATCCTAAAAATGCCCCTGCCTCTGGGGCCTgtttggtgtcacactttttcccCATCTAACAcaactgactccaataatcaactaatcatgaggttcagtttagaatgcaattagtttcatcagctgtgaCAAGTTTGCTAGGGATAGGGGGGAAAGTGTGACACCACTCTGGGTGTGACACCACTCTACAACTCCTATATAAAgatttttttctcaaagttgctgGGATGTCACatgtcctacttatatcagtacactttTAACAACTAAAGCATTACACAAAACATATGTTAGATTAAATAAACCTCAAGTAGAAAATAAGCCATTCATTTTTTGTTGTTCACCAAATTCaacatatatgccatttagcagatgcttttatccaaagcgacttacagtcatgtgtgcatacattctacgtatgggtggtcccggggatcgaacccactaccctggcgttacaagcgccatgctctaccaactgagctacagaaggacactcATTGTCCTCCATACAAGAATTCCTAGCTTGGTTGGGCGAAACTAAAAAAAACGCTAcctgatggatggagacagaaTTTCCGCCGAGtttggtctcttcctctctgactgtagttgcccatccctgccctaACCCTTCCTCACAATGGAATGTCTCGTAGTCTACCTGCAGTTTGTTGGGTGAAAGTGTATACTTTTTTAAATGGTGATAAACATGATTGTTTTAATTAGTCTTTGACCTCTCCTCGACACTCCTCTCAACTTCCCATGCAGATTGATGTCTTCTGGTTCCATATTACCATCTGCTCAGTGTTTTACCCTACATCCATTCTAATAATGGGGCTACAGTATATTGTAAAAAAGTACTTTAAACCAAATAATATTTCTGCTATTGTATGGCGATGGCACACTAAATAATATTATTCTAACAACGTCAGAGAAGCTTTCAGAGCaaaagacaaaaacaacacaatCTCATCCAGTTGGATCAAACCAAATCAGGGTCAAAGCCTTTATTATTTCCACTCCAGACACATAGGTAAGTCCGTGATGGTCACTTCACTTCCGAGTTTGTTGTTTCTTGGTGGCCCTCTGTGATGAGGAGAGACTCAGTGGAGCCCTGGATGGTTGGGGGGCCCAGGTTTGGCTTCTTAGGGAGCCTGGGGCCACAGCCACTGTCTTTCAGCTGGTGCCAGcggtgggtgggggtgtggggttgGGTGCAGGAGTGGGGGCAGGGGGCGGGGCAGGGGCGGTGAAGCAGCCCCTTTTGTGCCACTGCATGTCACGCACGCGTCGGACGGACTGGATCTGAGGCGCCGTGGCTCCCCAGTCGTTCCAGTGCTTGTAGTCTCCAAGCTCAAAGACATACTGGCGACCCCTGTAGCCTGGGAACATGTAGCCCACCCACCTAGGGAGGATAGGGGAAAAGGAACATACAGTCAATCACATTTATGGAACACAAAAAGACACACTTGCATGATAGATAACCTAATAATTCCTGACCTCAATTATATGTGGAGGTGTTGAACTTACGTTCCATTCAGAGCCTTTACACTGGCCACACAGTCCTGGAAGCCATGGACCCACAGGCTGGGGATGTCGTCGTCCACAATCTCCATCTTCCTCCCTGCGTAACCTGGTTTGTCAAACAGGTGGAGCTTGTGATCTGCACTGTCCTGGAGAAACACAGACCAGAACAGGTTGTGGTTATGCATTGTTTTCCACACTGATATTTAGTTGGTGTTTAGTTTGAAAGATGGTAGCTACTGGAGATTAAACCAAACTTGCAAGCTTATTATGCAAGATTATAAAAGTCCTTCAACATTACCATCCACCAGTATGTAAAGGTCAGTTCCGGGAGACTTGGGAGAGTTGACAAACTCTGGGAGAGTTGACAACCCTACTTAGAAATAAGTTGGCTATTTATAGACTGAATAATGTTTTGTTCTATACCCTTTAGCTTGACTAGTCTCAGATATCGCCAACCTTGGAGCAATATAAGCCTATAGGAAACAGGTCTGGGGAGGATGTTGTCTTTGTTGGCTTTTGCCTGACATTTCAAACAattcaaacttttttttaaaatatttttttacatttacattacaaacAACTCTCCCAATAAATTACACGTGTCAGTAGGCAGGGCTAAACATGTGCCTCTGCCTGGGGCCTCCAAATCACTAAAACCACCCGTGCCTCTGTCCCAACTGATGTCCAACTTGTACAGACATTTTAGCTGGAGCATTGATACATTGCCAGACGCAAACCGTCTGTTTAGAGAGACTATATATAGCTTGACAGTCTTATCTTATGACAGCTGGATGCCTGTCCACTGTGGGTTGCTAAGGTCAGTAGGCTAACAtccttatatactgtatgtagattaTGTGTAAATTATTTGgtctatattctctctgtatGTTCTGTTTATTGTACAGCGTTTCACCAGGTCAAATTCCTGAAACATGTAAATACTTTGTGAATAAAGTTGATTCTGATTGTAATTATAATtccagggacatactgaccacttgGAGTGGCCTGAAGGACAGCAGGTAGTTGTTAGTCTGGCTGTTGGTCCAGGTGCTCCAACGAGGATACTCGCCCTTCTCCAGGACAAACTGCTCCCCGCCAAATGCCTGGCACTCAAACGCTACCCAGCTGAGAACACAAACGTAATTGCACTTTACCAATTGTTTGTAAATAAATGGTAGTTGTGAGATAATAAATGAAAGGTAATTGGTAAAAACTGTAAATGTGATCgcaatgtatatactgtatgtatttcaATAGGAATGTAATTAATTGTCTAGAGACTGAGGTTGAATTAAATAAGGGCAGTCAGTGGAGAGTCAGGTAAACATTAAGTGGCTACGAATGAGGCATCATGGGTAATGTAGGAAGTCAAAATCATTGACACTTACGGTCCAGATTCCACAATGACAGATCCCACCTTCTCACATTCCTTCTCAATCACATCCTTACACTCTGCAGACAGCTCCACCTTCTTCCCACGGAAATTCTCGAACTCAAACACCACCACCTGGCAAGCCAGGGAGAGGCACAGGTCAGTGTAATAATACATAGTGTAAAATAAGATaaacaatcaaatgtatttataaagccctttttacaacaataactttttttgtttttgaatttttacccctttttcatggtatccaattgttttagtagctactatcttgtctcatccctacaactcctgtacgagacaaaggttgaaagtcgtGTGTCCTcggatacacaacccaaccaagcctcactgcttcttaacacagcacgcatcccaccaatgtgtcagaggaaacaccgtgcacctggcaaccttggttagcgcgcactgcgcccggcccaccacaggagtcgctggtgctcgatgagacaaggatatccctaccggccaacccggacgacgctaggccaattgtgcatcgccccacggacctcccggtcacggcagagaacccagagtctctggtggcacagctggcgctgcagtacttaaccactgcgccacccgggaggccctacaACAATTTGAACATTAGCACAAACTGCATAGGCCTACAAGTTGCACAGTTCTAATTTAACAATGTGCTGTATAGTGAGGTTTAATTGTTCTGTACTTGGTTATTTCATTGTAAATACATGGTATCAGTGACCCTTCATAAAAGTGGGACCCTGGGAACACTAGGATAtaacaatatttttttaaagtccaGTGACCTTGTAGCtctggggtgaagtttccccaAAGTTGCAGTTCTAGGATTAGCTTCTGCCTAACACCCACCTTGCAAgttcaccctacaccctaccttATAGGTGGCTCCTGCCCCTCCTTGGCTCTTCCCAGCTGCTAGCTGCTCCGGTGCACCCTGCTGCTCTGACATTTTACCTCTACATTCCAAAACATTCCCAAACACAGTCAGTCACTTAACACAATGGCAACAGGGACTATAACAGCTAACTCAGAGGTGGCCTGTGCCGTGGTCACTTTAGGTCTGGCCAATAAGATCAGCAAGCCTCTGGCATTGTCCAGTATCACATTTGGCATTCGAGTGCAATCAAATACTGTAGTTTTTGCGTGCACGAATACTCCaataatgtattgtcattttggaGTTACTTTCATTGTAAATAACTATAGAAtctgtttctaaacacttcaggattatccataatcatggtagcatccacattcatgttgAAGCGTTAAGAAAGATATTTTATTCTAATTTcgataaaagtgactccaaaatgacacaatacattatttaccattcatttctattgggcacaaaatcatctgaaacacaaccaaaacaaacagaaaatgtaTCCAACAAATGTTTATTCACATTTATTGCTTGCTATGAATATTGGACCAGATATTTCCCTTTTTACTACTTTAttacacataagtgaatttgtcccaatacttttggtggCCCTAAAATGGTGGAGACTATtcacaaaaagtgctgtaatttctaaacggttcaccctaTATGGATGAAATGCCCTacaattaaagctgacagtctgcaatttagcctcatagtcattgtataatttatatttccaaagtgctggagtacagagccaaactCCCAAAATTTGTCACTGTCCCAATTCTTTTGGAGCTCACTATATTACATATTCTTTTCCACTATTGCATTTGACACATTCACACATATTCAATTCCAGGTAAAACAACAGTGCACACAGGGTTACGGAGAGCAATAAATAGGGATAATTGAAAACAGAAAGAGTTGTTGGCAGCACAagacgacagacagagaggaaagagagagatctgTTTTTACCTGGATGGCTTGTGCTTCACTGCACCACGTACGAGGCACACTCTCTTCGTTTTTCCTTGTTCTttcttttatttgatttatttctctctttctcactctgtaTGAGGGCGTGTGAGTGTTGAGGCCTGGCGAGCAGGCACTAGGGGCCAGGGCGGGTATTTATGGTTTATAAATGGCACACTGCAGCAAAAAAAACAGGAATGGGGATGCTGTTGATGCAGCAAGTCTGTCGCTTGCATTGTGTCCATCACACTGCCCCTCAATAGGGATGCCACCCGGGCCGACCACGTTCATGCTGCCACCCTGCCAGTGGCCCGATGGTGGGCACACACAGACAGCGAGCCAAGAGGATTGAGAGAGATCAACCCCACTCAGCACTATTGGCCACACCTAGCTGCCCATACGTCTGTCTGTCCAGCTTTCCATCCGTCTGCCTGTCCACTAccccgccatctctccctctctttctcctgtctatTGTTCTATTTACTCCCCTTCATCTTCTCCCACGTTCACTCTCCCGTAGTGCATTTCCTTTACTTCTCTCCTTTCATCCTTTTCATCACCCTCTCTTATTTTCAGCCATTGCTTAATCCTTTAAgtttctttcctcctccttgtTTGACCTCTTATCCcttttctctccttgtttctctctattcACCTCTTTCTCTAATCTGtgtgtgacactgtttacctacTCTTAACACCACCCAGTCCTATGCACTAGGTGGCAGTACATGGTTCAGTTCTATATTAGCAGGATCCAAGTCAAACATTGGTCTTTGCCATGCAAACAGCAATGCAAACAACATGCAAATCATCTTACACACCTCCCTTGATGCACTGGACATTTTTACAAGCTCACTTTCCAGGGAGAATCTGGAGAAGCCCTTCCTTGCAATACAGTAATGATGTTGTCTATTGACACCTGGTGCATGCAACCAACATGCTCCTATCACACGCTTTGCACACAACCAATGTAGACCGGTAGGTGTAGGTGTCAGAAACATTCTATGGTGCCACTCAAAATAATGCTTCTTACTGTATATGGGCCAACCGTATTTGTATCTCTGAGTGTATTTTTGGGTGTTTTCTATTATTCCAGTGAATTTAATAAACATAGCATTAAAGAAACAAACGATTCCATAGAATGTTTTTGAGAGAATTAACATCTTTGAGACAGGGTTAGTTATCCTTTGAGACAGGGTTAGTGATCCtttgagacagggttactgatcCTTTGAGACGGGGTTAGTGATCCTTTGAGACAGGGTTAGTTATCCTTTGAGACAGGGTTAGTGATCCTTTGAGACGGGATTAGTGATCCTTTGAGACGGGGTTAGTGATCCTTTGCGACGGGATAGTGATCCTTTGAGACAGGGTTAGTGATCCTTTGAGACGGGATTAGTGATCCTTTGAGACAGGGTTAGTGATCCTTTGAGACGGGATTAGTGATCCTTTGAGACGGGGTTAGTGATCCTTTGCGACGGGATAGTGATCCTTTGAGACGGGATTAGTGATCCTTTGAGACAGGGTTAGTGATCCTTTGAGACGGGATTAGTGATCCTTTGAGACTGGGATAGTGATCCTTTGAGACAGGGTTAGTGATCCTTTGCGACGGGGATAGTGATCCTTTGCTAGGGCATAACATTCTGAGAActatatgtttcttagagcttggtaagagcgtggttgtcctatggttatttttgcatacaaccttcccacaactttggtatttcctaaaagttcaaacatggttacatttcatcaacattttttaaatgttcttggagcgttctccaactggtttcacATTgagaatgttctcaaatagttccgagaacgttaagaaacaatgttcttcaggggaatttcagtacttcagcaaaACGTTTcatacaggtttcctcatggttctttttaaagtcgtgttctcagaatgttcagaaaacgttaagaaacaacgtttttctgagggaatttcagtacttcagcataacgttttctGCATGTTTTCCTCATgtttctatttaaagtcatgttctcagaacattaggaAATATTTCTATAAAAACTATAAGAAATATTTCTATAAAAACCTCAAGAAAACATAAGTAACCTTCAAAGAACTTTCTAACAACAAAACACTCTCTAGCCTCTGTCTTGTTAAGcatgttcaggtgtgttggctgcaCCTGATCCCACCTGtgttggccacacctgatcttaatgagtgcttgtttccatTGAAATGGGGTGTGTTTTtaatagactaaaatgaacagctttgtttcagttttttttaaacacacccCATTTCAATGGAAACAAGCACTCATCAAGATCAGTAACCTTTACATTTAATTcaaaacatttacaacatttaGAGAACATTCTCAAAATTTAATTGaattaccttcaaataacctataatttctgttctcagaacgttcataaaacctcccaggaaaactttcaggaaaccatagtaaaatgttctcagaacatccCTGCACCCTAAAAATGTACGTTCCCAGAACAGACAACGTTTTTACTTCCGTTTTCAGAATGTTTAAAAGCTTTTCGTTTTACCAGTCAAGAAACGGTTGGTTtcattcccagaaccaatgggaaaccaaaaacgtACATTCCCTCAACTTCCatggaaccaaatgtgctagctgggtcttCGAGGTTGGTGAGAgcatggttgtcctatggttattttgcatacaaccttcccacaactttctgggaatgacGCAGGATAGTTGCTTAGCTGTGAAAAAAtttcagcacatttaaggaacttgacaaaaaaaaacatttttcttgCTATTTTATTACTTTAAGAGAATGTATTCTAAAATGTCAAACATTGTTACATTTTATAGAATATTTTTTTaaggaacgttctccaactggtttgacatttgGGAATGTTGTCAAATATTTAAGAAACAATGTTTCTACCGGTTTCTATTTAAAgccatgttctcaaattgttcctaGAATGTTAAGAAACTTTCCataaaaatcagaaactttcatagaattgttttaagaatgttatttaaaaacatacattCTGTTCTCAGCTTTAACAAAGCTCTCTgtatcctctatcttgttaagtgtgttcaggtatGTTGGCCacgcccactaattggccacacctgatcttaatgagtgcttgtttccattgaaatggggtctgtttgaatagactaaaatgaacagctttgtatgtGTAAAAAACATGtaatgctagctccatcctggtggcgcagtggactAACAGAAGATTATAGGTTTGAATCTCATTGATGGCTTGTCACAATaagaaaaatatatgtttttactTGATTAATgccaaataaaatacattttcatgAGTCCCATCTATTCTTGGAGTAAATAAAAGTAAGCTGAACTGTTATTTTCAAAGCATGGGAATATTGTTAATAacgttattttacatttttttagcaGTCCCACAGAAAAATGCAGTAAAGTGCCTTTTCAAAGCCCTACctctgtcactcagaaacttcttccagtgtctgcctgccagcGTGTGTACGCTACCTCCCACTGAAGCATGTAGCCTACTAAAAgacaatttatgcttgatccaaAAATGTGGTTGGAGGCTCGTATGGAGGGTGTGACGCAATGCAGAGCTTCCGGAGACATGCAGAGGCCAAATCAAGCTCTGTACCACATCACTGTGCACCTcccaaattttgtaacaatgtggagggctctgtatagctccgcattaacatgattggttgacggtaggtgggggCGTGAGGTCCTGTATACACATAAACAtgcataaacacaaactcactgcttccttcacaacagctctgcactGTTCTGCGAAGCGCAAGaggtatgaatgccctgacttctgcagaggccgtaTTTAAGTTTTGAAGTTCAAAGATattcaaagttcctccatagaagccGCTACTCcgtaggtataattctgtgggcTTAATTCAGATAATGtatgtcataacaagatgcccagtGGTTCAAGACaagcctcctccaccctcttGTTATCTCCCCACCTGCAAAATTTCAGTCGCATCTCTCTGTCCTACACTCTTTCCATCACACATGTAAACAACTATAGCTTGCCagctccatagcaagctgctctgTACGCACAgattggtgaagtaatttaatgtcgagctaaatgtaaaaaaaaaaaagacaatttCATACAGTAGGTTTAAAaaagaacagaaaataatcataTTAACTGGTACTTTTTGGGGGTTTgaaccggttcagaactttattttgctggtcaGAACAGTGGAACGGAACCAAAACAATTATAATTCCTGTTTGGATAGAGTAGAGATCATTTCAATTTATCTAGCAGATACTTTTATCAAGAGCAGCTCATCCGAGCAGCGAGTGAGTACATAACATAAGAGCAGAGAAACAGATGGGTTAGTTCAAAACAAGAGATTCgtcgagaaagaaagagagttcaTGGCTAGGTGGCAAAACATGTACAATTCAAGTAGTTTGTGAACATCGTGGTATTGTGGATATTTGAGTGCATGACCTAAACACACATGGTAATTATGTCAAGTGAATCTGGAATGCAAGTATGGATGGATGAAGAGATACAGTCTAGAAAATACAGTGGCCTGGGATAAGAGGCAAATGTTGCAAATTAACAGAAAAGGGCATTTTGAGTCCACTCCtcaaatcgtgtgtgtgtgtgtgtgtgtgtgtgtgtgtgtgtgtgtgtgtgtgtgtgtgtgtgtgtgtgtgtgtgtgtgtgtgtgtgtgtgtgtgtgtgtgtgtgtgtgtgtgtgtgtgtgtgtgtgtgtgtgtgtgtgtgtgtgtgtgtgtgtgtgtgtgtgtgtgtgt includes these proteins:
- the LOC124030405 gene encoding beta-crystallin B3-like, whose protein sequence is MSEQQGAPEQLAAGKSQGGAGATYKVVVFEFENFRGKKVELSAECKDVIEKECEKVGSVIVESGPWVAFECQAFGGEQFVLEKGEYPRWSTWTNSQTNNYLLSFRPLQVDSADHKLHLFDKPGYAGRKMEIVDDDIPSLWVHGFQDCVASVKALNGTWVGYMFPGYRGRQYVFELGDYKHWNDWGATAPQIQSVRRVRDMQWHKRGCFTAPAPPPAPTPAPNPTPPPTAGTS